A genome region from Bacteroidota bacterium includes the following:
- a CDS encoding M48 family metallopeptidase, translating to MVHTVYISIIAIYILSYIFESFLDFSNAKWFHKKPNPLVNDIYNEEEYLKQQDYKVANYNFSKLSGLFSFIITSLVLIIGGFGKLDIYISQYTTSPLLQTLAFFAIVGILSTIISIPFSYYQTFTIEDSFGFNKSNKLTFWTDILKSLLLGAVLGGLILSIIVWIYNYIQEDFWWITWIVVSVFSLGLNFFYSTVIVPIFNKQTPLEDGELKQAIDNFGKTAGFEIDNIYVIDGSKRSSKANAYFAGFGKKKRIVLYDTLIKQLSTEEIVAVLAHEIGHYKHKHTIANMLMGVVQTGVMLFILSLFLNSNELSLALGGNDNKFHLAIIAFGILYSPISEFIGIFMNVISRKFEYQADNFAKGYGLSDGLINGLKNLSKNSYSNLTPHPWYVFANYSHPPIKERIENLRKN from the coding sequence ATGGTTCATACTGTTTATATCTCAATAATTGCAATATATATTCTATCATATATTTTCGAAAGTTTTCTGGACTTCTCAAATGCGAAATGGTTTCACAAAAAGCCCAATCCGCTGGTAAATGATATTTACAACGAAGAAGAATACCTAAAGCAGCAGGATTATAAAGTAGCTAATTATAATTTTTCGAAACTCTCAGGATTATTCAGCTTTATCATAACTTCTTTGGTGTTAATAATTGGCGGTTTTGGAAAGCTGGATATTTATATTTCTCAATACACAACTTCTCCATTATTACAGACACTTGCTTTTTTTGCGATTGTTGGTATTTTGAGTACAATTATTTCTATACCTTTTTCTTATTATCAAACTTTTACAATCGAAGATAGTTTTGGTTTTAATAAAAGCAATAAACTTACTTTTTGGACTGATATTTTAAAATCATTATTACTGGGAGCCGTTTTAGGAGGTCTGATATTGAGTATTATTGTTTGGATATACAATTATATTCAAGAAGATTTTTGGTGGATTACATGGATAGTTGTCAGTGTATTTTCGCTGGGGTTAAACTTCTTCTACTCAACAGTAATAGTACCTATTTTCAATAAACAAACACCTTTGGAAGACGGTGAGCTGAAGCAGGCAATTGATAATTTCGGAAAAACAGCTGGATTTGAAATAGATAATATATATGTGATAGACGGGTCGAAAAGATCGAGCAAGGCCAATGCATATTTTGCAGGGTTTGGAAAGAAAAAACGCATTGTTCTTTACGATACACTTATTAAGCAGCTGAGCACAGAAGAAATAGTAGCTGTATTGGCACACGAAATAGGACACTACAAGCATAAACACACTATTGCTAATATGCTTATGGGAGTTGTTCAAACAGGGGTAATGCTCTTTATATTATCTTTATTTTTAAACAGTAATGAACTGAGTTTAGCATTGGGAGGAAATGATAATAAGTTTCATCTGGCCATAATTGCTTTTGGAATACTATATTCTCCAATTTCTGAGTTTATCGGTATTTTTATGAATGTTATTTCACGAAAATTTGAATATCAGGCCGATAATTTTGCAAAAGGATACGGACTTAGCGATGGTCTTATAAACGGGTTGAAAAACTTATCTAAAAACTCATATTCTAACCTTACACCACATCCGTGGTATGTATTTGCCAACTACTCCCACCCTCCTATTAAGGAAAG
- a CDS encoding universal stress protein, whose amino-acid sequence MEYILVPTDFSKSAFNALEYAIEVAKVFKSKVLVLNTFEKPASGSSSMMRIVDKMESLADDELFSLQRAIREKELDKEVEIEYKHLHGSIYSGVKYEVKRRDIGLIIMGSTGASGLKDIFLGSNAFDVISKTDYPVMAIPPKAKFKRIKNIIFATDFDLKCENDNLPVIFELTKNLGAKLTLVNIQTDNTNFKKTRDNADKFFNICKDQLKGIDYEYHYILENDIAEGINKAYQNNDADLLVMIKKSRSLIDYIFRKSITKCLVKEAKLPLLTLSK is encoded by the coding sequence ATGGAATATATACTCGTACCTACCGATTTTTCAAAATCCGCATTTAATGCTTTAGAATACGCTATTGAAGTGGCTAAAGTATTTAAAAGTAAAGTATTGGTTTTAAACACCTTTGAAAAACCAGCTTCAGGGTCAAGTTCTATGATGAGAATTGTTGACAAAATGGAATCTTTAGCCGATGATGAACTATTTAGTCTTCAGAGGGCTATCAGAGAAAAAGAACTGGACAAAGAAGTTGAAATAGAATATAAGCATTTACACGGATCAATATACAGCGGGGTAAAGTATGAGGTAAAAAGAAGAGATATAGGATTAATCATAATGGGGTCTACAGGGGCTTCAGGCTTGAAAGATATATTTTTAGGCTCTAATGCTTTTGATGTAATAAGTAAAACTGATTATCCTGTGATGGCTATTCCTCCAAAGGCAAAATTCAAAAGAATAAAAAATATCATTTTTGCCACAGATTTCGATTTAAAATGTGAAAACGATAACCTGCCTGTCATTTTTGAGTTGACGAAAAATCTGGGAGCAAAACTGACTTTGGTAAATATCCAAACAGACAATACTAACTTTAAAAAGACAAGAGACAACGCTGATAAATTCTTTAATATATGTAAAGATCAGTTAAAAGGTATAGACTACGAATATCATTATATACTAGAAAACGATATAGCAGAGGGAATAAATAAAGCTTACCAAAACAATGATGCTGATCTCCTGGTTATGATAAAGAAATCGCGTAGTTTAATTGATTATATTTTCAGAAAAAGTATTACTAAATGTCTGGTAAAAGAGGCAAAATTACCTCTGCTTACTTTATCTAAGTAA
- a CDS encoding CPBP family intramembrane glutamic endopeptidase: MKKKHPILYILVLVLILIPSILATEFGSQKLLNLFYPYNTNEQIPVNSIVYLTVSMISAFILIGIYRKFIDKKDFFSMGFSIKDRMFDFFLGFSLGIFLLFIGFFILIVSGNTEVTSIEFKPEWLLGYTVFFILVSLHEEVLVRGYLLNSLMSVSNKYFALLLSSLIFSALHLMNPGISTVSFINIVLAGLLLGSSYIHSKNLWFPLAFHFSWNFFQGPILGFEVSGHDINSFISQNISNNDLITGGIFGFEGSVITTVLLALSIVAVNWFFEKKEALKQKISIGFRNNELTIENLD, translated from the coding sequence ATGAAAAAAAAGCATCCGATTTTATACATCCTTGTACTTGTATTAATATTAATCCCTTCTATTCTTGCTACAGAATTTGGTTCACAGAAATTATTAAATCTGTTTTACCCATACAATACCAACGAACAAATTCCGGTTAACTCTATTGTATATTTAACCGTTAGTATGATTTCAGCATTTATTCTGATTGGTATTTACAGAAAATTTATCGACAAGAAAGACTTTTTCTCAATGGGTTTTTCTATAAAGGACAGGATGTTTGACTTTTTTCTAGGATTTTCATTAGGTATATTTCTATTGTTTATTGGATTTTTCATCCTGATCGTATCAGGAAACACAGAAGTTACTTCGATCGAGTTTAAACCTGAATGGTTATTGGGGTACACTGTGTTTTTTATACTGGTTTCATTACATGAAGAAGTTCTTGTTCGTGGATATCTGTTAAATTCTTTGATGAGTGTTTCCAATAAATATTTTGCATTATTATTGTCTTCATTAATATTTTCGGCATTACACCTTATGAATCCGGGAATAAGTACTGTTTCTTTTATAAATATTGTTTTGGCCGGACTATTGCTGGGAAGTTCATATATACACAGTAAAAACCTTTGGTTTCCTCTTGCATTTCACTTTTCATGGAACTTTTTCCAGGGACCAATATTAGGTTTTGAAGTTAGCGGACATGATATTAATTCATTTATTTCGCAGAATATCAGCAATAACGATTTAATCACAGGAGGTATATTTGGTTTTGAAGGTTCAGTTATAACTACAGTACTTCTGGCTTTAAGTATTGTTGCCGTAAACTGGTTTTTCGAAAAAAAGGAAGCATTAAAACAGAAAATAAGTATAGGTTTTCGAAATAACGAATTGACTATAGAAAATCTGGATTAG
- the trmD gene encoding tRNA (guanosine(37)-N1)-methyltransferase TrmD gives MRIDIITAVPSLFDGPMSASIVKRAIDKGFVEIVIHDLRDYSTNKYRQIDDYQFGGGAGMVMMIEPISKCIDKLQSERAYEEIIYVTPDGKTYNQQEANTLSLKENLIILAGHYKGVDQRVRDLYVTKEISIGDFVLSGGEMPAAIIADSIIRLIPGVLGDETSALSDSFQDKLLAPPVYTRPADFRGRKVPEILMSGHHDNIEDWRHEEAIKRTKDRRPDLLNDH, from the coding sequence ATGAGAATTGACATTATAACAGCCGTTCCAAGCTTATTTGATGGACCAATGAGTGCTTCTATTGTAAAAAGAGCTATAGACAAAGGTTTTGTAGAAATTGTAATACACGATCTTAGAGACTACTCTACAAACAAGTATAGACAAATTGACGATTATCAGTTTGGAGGAGGTGCAGGAATGGTTATGATGATAGAACCAATATCTAAATGTATTGATAAGCTTCAGTCTGAAAGGGCTTACGAAGAAATTATTTACGTTACTCCCGACGGTAAAACATACAATCAGCAAGAAGCAAATACGCTTTCTCTAAAGGAAAATTTAATAATATTGGCAGGACATTATAAAGGTGTTGATCAAAGGGTAAGAGATCTTTACGTTACAAAAGAGATTTCTATTGGCGATTTTGTGCTTTCGGGTGGAGAAATGCCCGCAGCAATTATTGCAGATTCAATTATCAGACTAATTCCGGGGGTATTGGGGGATGAAACTTCTGCCCTATCCGATTCTTTTCAGGATAAACTGCTGGCCCCACCGGTATATACACGGCCGGCCGACTTCAGGGGAAGGAAGGTTCCTGAAATATTAATGAGCGGACATCACGATAATATTGAAGACTGGCGTCATGAAGAAGCCATAAAAAGAACAAAAGACAGAAGGCCTGATTTATTAAACGATCATTAA
- a CDS encoding START-like domain-containing protein produces the protein MSDTKFQIEFVINSSPSLLYNYISTPSGLAEWFADNVNSRSDKYSFIWEGSEEIAFLIAKKQDRLVRFRWDERDNDTFWEMKIQVDELTKDVSLIVTDFAEDEDEVEESKMFWDNQIGELKHVIGS, from the coding sequence ATGAGTGATACTAAGTTCCAAATAGAGTTTGTGATTAACTCTTCCCCAAGTTTGTTATATAACTATATATCAACTCCAAGTGGTCTTGCCGAGTGGTTTGCTGATAATGTTAATTCCAGATCAGACAAATATAGCTTTATTTGGGAAGGATCAGAAGAAATAGCATTCCTTATAGCTAAAAAACAAGATCGTTTAGTACGTTTTCGTTGGGATGAAAGAGATAATGATACATTTTGGGAAATGAAGATTCAGGTTGACGAGCTAACGAAGGATGTTTCGTTAATAGTAACTGATTTTGCCGAAGATGAAGATGAAGTAGAAGAGTCAAAAATGTTTTGGGATAACCAGATTGGTGAATTAAAGCATGTTATAGGTTCATAA
- a CDS encoding phosphatase PAP2 family protein, with amino-acid sequence MTIKQILDNNKIFVMPFLIFILGGAFFLAIYPLEEGHLLLNKYHNDFFDSFFKYATYLGDGIVFGIAIVLGLFIRYRISLYAAITGLLTLFLISYISKELLFHDYPRPANVFRNLDIQLHYVKGVKMHMISSFPSGHTTTAFALYTLLALFCKRNVAKLSLFFLAVIAGLSRVYLSQHFVKDIEAGAIVGFITALLVYYYMNKKTGKNKKLDKSLLNPVN; translated from the coding sequence ATGACGATTAAGCAGATTTTAGACAATAATAAAATATTTGTAATGCCGTTCCTGATTTTTATTTTGGGAGGGGCATTTTTTTTGGCTATTTATCCCCTTGAAGAGGGGCATTTGTTATTAAACAAATACCATAATGATTTTTTTGATTCATTTTTTAAATATGCCACTTACCTGGGAGATGGAATAGTGTTTGGTATTGCTATAGTACTGGGGCTTTTTATCAGGTATAGAATTTCGTTATATGCTGCAATTACCGGTTTACTTACTCTGTTTTTGATAAGCTATATAAGTAAGGAGTTGTTATTTCATGATTATCCGCGTCCTGCCAATGTCTTCCGAAATTTAGATATTCAATTACACTATGTAAAAGGAGTAAAGATGCACATGATTTCTTCTTTCCCTTCAGGACATACTACAACTGCTTTTGCTTTATATACTTTATTGGCCTTATTTTGTAAACGTAATGTTGCTAAATTAAGTTTGTTCTTTCTGGCTGTAATTGCTGGTTTGTCAAGAGTGTATTTAAGTCAACACTTTGTTAAAGATATTGAAGCCGGTGCAATTGTAGGTTTTATTACGGCATTGTTAGTTTATTATTATATGAATAAAAAAACCGGAAAAAATAAAAAGCTGGATAAGTCATTGCTAAATCCGGTGAATTAA
- a CDS encoding glycosyltransferase family 39 protein, with product MLSKDNRIRLGIIIVSLLLFTPYLGQVHLFDWDEINFAEATREMLITGNYSIVQIDYQPFFEKPPLFFWIQAVSMHIFGINEFAARFPNALVGVFSLLLIFNIGKKYYDSRFALIWVLSYAGSILPFFYFKSGVIDPWFNFFIFSGLYYAVKYLDESAYRNKWNLVISGAAIGLGILTKGPVALMILLLTLGVYFLIKMFKGFPSILDFLIFFGVMFIFGGSWFIVEFFRGNEKVIYEFVHVQIELLSKNVADHEEPWYYHSIVLLIGVFPASILALKSLGRNEADNLRQKHLSLFMKILFWVVLAVFSMVKTKIVHYSSMAYFPLTFLAAHTIFYLMSERIRWSRWMSLILGSVGLFWSLLMIFLPVIGINIDKLKNSALISDEFAKANMDAVVNWTGYEGVIGVFLLSGVLFSLFNKSYNSGVRMIALNVTVIITMFLFTSVNIPKVEEYSQGAAIEFFKKFKDDSAYVAPVMYKSYAHLFYTEKKAQKNPNHNNVSWLLNGEIDKPAYFVSRITQKDKVLIKYSNLKIIGEKNGFVFYKRVR from the coding sequence ATGTTAAGCAAAGATAATAGAATACGTTTGGGGATAATAATTGTATCTCTCTTGCTTTTTACTCCATATTTGGGGCAGGTTCATCTCTTCGACTGGGATGAAATTAATTTTGCTGAGGCTACTCGCGAAATGCTCATTACCGGCAACTATTCTATTGTTCAAATCGACTATCAGCCATTTTTCGAAAAACCTCCTTTATTCTTTTGGATACAGGCTGTTTCGATGCATATTTTTGGTATTAATGAGTTTGCAGCAAGGTTTCCTAATGCACTGGTCGGTGTTTTTTCACTTCTTCTAATCTTCAATATAGGAAAGAAATATTACGATTCAAGGTTTGCTTTAATATGGGTATTAAGCTATGCCGGATCAATATTACCATTTTTTTATTTCAAATCAGGAGTAATTGATCCATGGTTTAATTTCTTTATTTTTTCAGGTCTTTATTATGCTGTTAAATATCTGGATGAGAGTGCTTACCGAAATAAATGGAACCTTGTTATATCAGGCGCAGCAATTGGCTTGGGGATTCTTACGAAAGGTCCGGTGGCTTTGATGATTTTGCTGCTGACACTTGGAGTTTATTTCCTGATTAAAATGTTTAAAGGCTTTCCTTCAATCCTCGATTTTTTGATATTCTTTGGTGTTATGTTCATTTTTGGAGGATCGTGGTTTATAGTTGAATTCTTTAGAGGGAATGAAAAGGTAATATATGAATTTGTACACGTACAAATTGAACTTCTTTCTAAGAATGTAGCAGATCATGAAGAGCCTTGGTATTATCATTCAATAGTATTATTGATAGGTGTTTTTCCAGCTTCCATTTTGGCATTGAAATCACTCGGAAGAAATGAGGCGGATAATTTAAGGCAAAAGCACTTAAGCTTATTTATGAAAATATTGTTTTGGGTGGTTCTGGCAGTTTTTTCAATGGTGAAAACCAAAATTGTTCACTATTCATCGATGGCATACTTTCCTTTAACTTTTCTGGCTGCTCATACTATTTTCTATTTAATGAGCGAAAGGATAAGATGGAGCAGGTGGATGTCCTTGATATTGGGTAGTGTCGGATTGTTTTGGAGTTTATTAATGATATTCCTTCCAGTTATTGGTATTAATATCGATAAGCTGAAGAATTCAGCATTGATTAGCGATGAATTTGCGAAAGCTAATATGGATGCTGTTGTAAACTGGACCGGATATGAAGGTGTTATTGGAGTATTCCTCTTAAGTGGTGTACTGTTTTCACTTTTTAATAAATCATATAATTCAGGAGTAAGGATGATAGCATTAAACGTGACCGTTATAATTACAATGTTTTTGTTTACTTCGGTCAACATTCCCAAGGTAGAAGAGTATTCTCAGGGTGCAGCTATTGAGTTTTTTAAAAAATTTAAAGACGATTCTGCATATGTTGCTCCTGTGATGTATAAATCGTATGCTCACTTGTTTTATACAGAGAAAAAAGCTCAAAAAAATCCTAATCACAATAACGTAAGCTGGCTGTTGAATGGAGAAATAGATAAACCGGCATATTTTGTGTCGAGAATTACACAAAAAGATAAAGTATTAATCAAATACTCAAATCTCAAAATTATCGGAGAGAAAAATGGTTTTGTTTTTTATAAAAGAGTTAGGTAG
- a CDS encoding sugar transferase — protein sequence MERMIKRIFDYLTALILLLFVFPVLIVLIIVATVSTGKFGIFSQLRVGKHGRLFNIYKIRSMVVQRGDVITAENDPRITNFGHFIRKTKLDELTQLINILKGDMSFVGPRPDVPGYADQLKGKDEIILSVKPGITGPATLIFRDEEHLLMLQEDKKKYNDEIIWPEKVRVNREYLENWSLVNDIEILLKTFI from the coding sequence ATGGAGAGAATGATTAAAAGAATATTCGACTACCTCACAGCGTTAATTTTGTTGCTGTTTGTATTTCCTGTGCTTATAGTTCTAATTATTGTGGCAACAGTATCTACAGGGAAATTTGGTATTTTTTCGCAGTTGAGGGTAGGTAAACACGGACGTCTTTTCAATATATATAAAATTAGGTCGATGGTTGTTCAAAGAGGAGATGTAATCACCGCCGAAAACGACCCCCGAATAACGAATTTTGGACATTTTATCAGAAAAACAAAGCTTGATGAGTTAACCCAGTTAATAAATATATTAAAGGGTGATATGTCTTTTGTTGGTCCGAGGCCTGATGTTCCGGGTTATGCCGATCAGCTTAAAGGTAAAGATGAAATTATATTATCTGTAAAGCCCGGAATTACCGGACCGGCTACTTTAATATTTCGCGATGAAGAACATTTACTTATGCTTCAGGAGGATAAAAAGAAGTATAACGATGAAATTATCTGGCCCGAAAAAGTAAGGGTAAACAGAGAGTATTTAGAGAATTGGTCGCTGGTAAATGATATAGAAATTCTTTTGAAAACATTTATTTGA
- a CDS encoding phosphatase PAP2 family protein, producing MTKFIQIKTSGFLVLILLITTVFDVNAQYKYKKDSILSGNLLKKSILPTTLIGAGLLINNSHFEKNLQTKLRNKVGNEFEYHIDDVTQYIPIVELYLADALKIEAKNHWFDQTKYLLISNTITAAITHGLKHSISKVRPNGSADNSFPSGHTSFAFTNATVLYNEFSSTSPLLAYSGYAFATTTGVFRMINNKHWFSDVLVGAGIGILVTNLVYYFEPLKSFNPFKNKENISLIPQIKGDKYGVYFAYDF from the coding sequence ATGACAAAATTTATACAAATTAAAACTTCAGGATTCCTTGTTCTCATACTGTTAATTACAACCGTGTTTGATGTAAATGCACAATATAAATATAAAAAAGACAGTATTTTGTCCGGTAACCTTTTAAAGAAAAGCATATTACCAACAACTCTTATCGGAGCAGGATTACTTATAAATAATAGCCATTTTGAGAAAAACCTTCAAACAAAATTGAGAAATAAAGTTGGTAATGAATTCGAATACCATATTGATGATGTAACCCAGTACATACCAATAGTAGAATTGTACCTTGCTGATGCTTTAAAAATCGAAGCCAAAAATCACTGGTTCGATCAAACTAAATACCTTCTGATTTCAAATACAATTACAGCAGCTATTACACATGGCTTAAAACACTCTATTTCAAAAGTAAGACCAAATGGGTCTGCCGATAATTCATTTCCTTCGGGACATACGTCATTTGCCTTTACCAATGCAACTGTTCTGTACAATGAATTTAGCAGTACATCTCCCCTTTTGGCATATAGCGGATATGCTTTTGCCACAACAACGGGTGTTTTCAGAATGATTAATAACAAACACTGGTTCTCTGATGTTTTGGTCGGAGCAGGAATTGGAATATTAGTGACTAATCTAGTGTATTATTTTGAGCCTCTTAAAAGTTTTAACCCCTTTAAGAACAAGGAAAATATCAGCCTAATACCACAGATAAAAGGAGATAAATACGGGGTTTATTTTGCATATGATTTTTGA
- the tgt gene encoding tRNA guanosine(34) transglycosylase Tgt, whose product MKFTLEVKDKLSKARTGVVETAHGKIETPIFMPVGTVGTVKAVHQRELKEDIEAQIILGNTYHLYLRPGMEIMEKAGGLHKFMNWDKPILTDSGGFQVYSLADNRKITEEGVKFKSHIDGSSHFFSPESVMEVQRTIGADIIMAFDECTPYPADYAYAKRSMEMTHRWLGRCFTHLEKVPPMHGFEQSLFPIVQGSTYKDLRTQSAETIASFEADGNAIGGLSVGEPAEEMYKTTEIVCGILPEDKPRYLMGVGTPINILENIALGVDMFDCVMPTRNARNGMLFTSEGTINIKNRKWADDFSPLDPAGNTYVDTFYTKAYVRHLFAANEFLAKQIASIHNLGFYLWLVKEARKHIQAGDFTEWKNIMVKKLGQRL is encoded by the coding sequence ATGAAGTTTACATTAGAGGTAAAAGATAAATTATCGAAGGCACGTACGGGAGTGGTTGAAACTGCACATGGAAAGATTGAAACACCAATTTTCATGCCTGTAGGTACTGTAGGTACAGTTAAAGCTGTACATCAACGTGAGTTGAAAGAGGATATTGAAGCTCAAATAATACTAGGGAATACATATCATTTATATTTACGTCCCGGAATGGAAATTATGGAAAAAGCCGGAGGCTTACATAAATTCATGAACTGGGATAAGCCTATTCTAACCGATTCAGGAGGGTTTCAGGTGTATTCGCTGGCTGATAACCGAAAAATTACAGAAGAAGGAGTTAAATTTAAATCTCATATTGACGGTTCTTCTCATTTCTTTTCGCCTGAAAGTGTAATGGAAGTACAGAGAACAATTGGAGCTGATATTATAATGGCATTTGATGAATGTACTCCATATCCTGCAGATTATGCCTATGCTAAACGTTCAATGGAAATGACCCACCGTTGGTTAGGAAGATGTTTTACACACCTTGAAAAGGTTCCTCCAATGCATGGATTCGAACAAAGCCTTTTTCCTATTGTTCAGGGTAGTACTTATAAAGATCTTCGAACGCAGTCGGCCGAAACTATAGCTTCATTTGAGGCAGATGGTAATGCTATCGGAGGCTTATCGGTAGGAGAGCCTGCTGAGGAAATGTATAAAACTACTGAAATTGTATGTGGAATTTTACCTGAAGATAAACCAAGATATCTTATGGGGGTTGGAACCCCGATTAATATATTGGAAAATATAGCTTTAGGTGTTGATATGTTCGACTGTGTGATGCCTACCAGAAATGCACGAAATGGAATGTTGTTTACTTCAGAGGGTACTATCAACATAAAAAACAGAAAATGGGCTGATGATTTTTCACCTTTAGATCCCGCGGGCAACACTTATGTTGATACGTTTTACACAAAGGCATATGTACGACATTTGTTTGCAGCCAATGAATTCCTGGCGAAACAAATTGCCTCTATTCATAACTTAGGATTTTATTTATGGCTTGTAAAAGAGGCTAGAAAACATATTCAGGCAGGAGATTTTACGGAGTGGAAAAACATCATGGTCAAAAAGTTAGGTCAAAGATTATAG
- a CDS encoding LptF/LptG family permease, with amino-acid sequence MKKLDLYIINKFLGTFLFTIIMLLAIAIVIDISEKVDDFIKAGVSTSEIISDYYVNFALFYGNMFMPLVVFLAAILFTSKMAEQTEIVAYLAGGISFNRLLFPYFVSATILAFLSLVLNHQVLPKANLVRKEFESKYIEKKKSKRFENIHRQIKPNEYIYIKSFNTDRNQGFNFSLEKFEGTMLQYKLSSDYINFNPEDSIYKLRNWKVRVLSGTNDEISSGYQMDTTFTFLPKDLTPKEYIAETMTYHQLNDFIEEQEFRGSENLSAYLVENHRRTSMPASTYILTLIAVSLAYRKKRGGMGMNIAVGLLLMVLYIFFMRIADTFAIKDDFPPLLAVWIPNIIFGLLSLVLYNNAKK; translated from the coding sequence ATGAAGAAACTCGATTTATACATAATTAATAAGTTTTTAGGAACATTTTTATTTACAATAATCATGTTGCTGGCAATAGCAATAGTTATTGATATTTCAGAGAAAGTAGATGATTTTATAAAAGCAGGGGTATCTACATCCGAAATAATTTCTGATTATTATGTAAACTTCGCATTGTTCTATGGTAATATGTTTATGCCATTGGTAGTTTTTTTGGCCGCAATTCTGTTTACATCTAAAATGGCTGAGCAGACTGAAATTGTAGCATATTTAGCCGGAGGAATAAGTTTTAATCGTTTGCTTTTTCCATATTTTGTCAGTGCTACTATATTGGCATTTTTATCACTTGTACTAAATCATCAGGTATTGCCAAAGGCCAATCTGGTGCGAAAGGAATTCGAATCGAAGTATATTGAAAAGAAAAAAAGCAAGAGGTTCGAAAATATCCACCGACAAATAAAACCTAATGAATATATATATATAAAATCTTTTAATACAGACCGTAATCAGGGCTTTAACTTTTCATTAGAGAAGTTTGAAGGTACTATGCTCCAATATAAGCTCTCAAGCGATTATATTAATTTTAATCCTGAAGACTCGATATATAAATTACGTAACTGGAAAGTTAGAGTTTTATCCGGAACCAATGATGAAATATCCAGTGGCTATCAAATGGATACTACATTTACTTTTCTTCCAAAAGATTTAACACCAAAGGAATATATAGCTGAGACTATGACTTATCACCAGCTGAATGATTTTATTGAAGAACAGGAGTTTAGAGGGTCTGAAAATTTAAGTGCTTATCTGGTTGAAAATCACAGGAGAACCTCTATGCCCGCATCAACTTACATTTTGACTCTGATTGCTGTTTCGCTAGCATATAGGAAAAAGAGGGGAGGAATGGGGATGAACATTGCCGTAGGTCTGTTGCTTATGGTTCTCTATATTTTCTTTATGCGAATAGCAGATACTTTTGCAATAAAAGATGATTTTCCTCCATTACTGGCAGTTTGGATACCAAATATAATTTTCGGTTTATTATCATTAGTCTTATACAATAATGCCAAAAAGTAA